One window from the genome of Glycine soja cultivar W05 chromosome 12, ASM419377v2, whole genome shotgun sequence encodes:
- the LOC114379307 gene encoding BES1/BZR1 homolog protein 4-like isoform X2, which yields MTSGARQPTWKERENNKRRERRRRAIAAKIFSGLRMYGNYKLPKHCDNNEVLKALCNEAGWTVEADGTTYRKGCKPPVERMDIVGGSAAASPCSSYHPSPCASYNPSPGSSCLPSPRASPYPPNHNADGNSLIPWLKNLSSGSSSASSSKLPQLYIPNGSISAPVTPPISSPSSRKPRINADWEDLSTRPAAWGGPAYTFLPSSTPPSPGRQVAETDWFSKIRIPQVGLTPTSPTFSLVSSNPFGFKEDAMGGSGSRMWTTPGASGTCSPAVAAGSENTSDIPMAEAVSDEFAFGSSSSVLVNAWKGERIHEASFGTDDLELTLGSSKTR from the exons ATGACGTCCGGCGCGAGGCAGCCGACGTGGAAGGAGCGGGAGAACAACAAGAGGCGGGAGAGGCGGAGGAGAGCTATCGCGGCGAAGATCTTCTCCGGCCTCAGAATGTACGGAAACTACAAGCTCCCGAAGCACTGCGACAACAACGAAGTTCTCAAGGCTCTCTGCAACGAAGCCGGCTGGACCGTCGAAGCCGACGGCACCACCTATCGCAAG GGATGCAAGCCTCCTGTTGAACGCATGGACATAGTAGGTGGTTCTGCAGCAGCAAGCCCGTGCTCATCTTACCATCCAAGTCCTTGTGCTTCCTACAACCCTAGTCCAGGCTCTTCTTGCTTACCGAGCCCTCGTGCATCCCCCTATCCTCCAAACCACAATGCTGATGGAAATTCTCTCATTCCATGGCTCAAAAACCTTTCATCAGGATCATCATCAGCATCCTCTTCCAAGCTTCCGCAGCTGTACATTCCAAACGGCTCCATCAGCGCTCCTGTCACTCCTCCAATCAGCTCTCCATCGTCTCGAAAGCCCCGAATCAACGCTGACTGGGAGGATCTGTCCACTCGTCCGGCAGCGTGGGGCGGACCTGCATACACCTTCCTGCCCTCTTCAACTCCTCCTAGCCCCGGTCGCCAGGTTGCTGAAACAGATTGGTTTTCCAAGATCAGGATTCCTCAGGTAGGACTAACACCAACTTCTCCAACCTTCAGCCTGGTCTCTTCCAACCCATTTGGCTTCAAGGAAGATGCTATGGGTGGCAGCGGTTCCCGCATGTGGACGACACCAGGGGCAAGTGGAACATGTTCTCCAGCTGTAGCTGCAGGCTCTGAAAACACTTCTGACATTCCAATGGCTGAAGCAGTTTCAGATGAATTTGCCTTTGGAAGCAGCTCATCAGTTTTAGTGAATGCCTGGAAAGGGGAGAGGATCCATGAAGCTTCTTTCGGAACAGATGATCTTGAGCTCACTCTTGGGAGCTCAAAAACCAGGTAG
- the LOC114379307 gene encoding BES1/BZR1 homolog protein 4-like isoform X1, which produces MTSGARQPTWKERENNKRRERRRRAIAAKIFSGLRMYGNYKLPKHCDNNEVLKALCNEAGWTVEADGTTYRKGCKPPVERMDIVGGSAAASPCSSYHPSPCASYNPSPGSSCLPSPRASPYPPNHNADGNSLIPWLKNLSSGSSSASSSKLPQLYIPNGSISAPVTPPISSPSSRKPRINADWEDLSTRPAAWGGPAYTFLPSSTPPSPGRQVAETDWFSKIRIPQVGLTPTSPTFSLVSSNPFGFKEDAMGGSGSRMWTTPGASGTCSPAVAAGSENTSDIPMAEAVSDEFAFGSSSSVLVNAWKGERIHEASFGTDDLELTLGSSKTRLLHK; this is translated from the exons ATGACGTCCGGCGCGAGGCAGCCGACGTGGAAGGAGCGGGAGAACAACAAGAGGCGGGAGAGGCGGAGGAGAGCTATCGCGGCGAAGATCTTCTCCGGCCTCAGAATGTACGGAAACTACAAGCTCCCGAAGCACTGCGACAACAACGAAGTTCTCAAGGCTCTCTGCAACGAAGCCGGCTGGACCGTCGAAGCCGACGGCACCACCTATCGCAAG GGATGCAAGCCTCCTGTTGAACGCATGGACATAGTAGGTGGTTCTGCAGCAGCAAGCCCGTGCTCATCTTACCATCCAAGTCCTTGTGCTTCCTACAACCCTAGTCCAGGCTCTTCTTGCTTACCGAGCCCTCGTGCATCCCCCTATCCTCCAAACCACAATGCTGATGGAAATTCTCTCATTCCATGGCTCAAAAACCTTTCATCAGGATCATCATCAGCATCCTCTTCCAAGCTTCCGCAGCTGTACATTCCAAACGGCTCCATCAGCGCTCCTGTCACTCCTCCAATCAGCTCTCCATCGTCTCGAAAGCCCCGAATCAACGCTGACTGGGAGGATCTGTCCACTCGTCCGGCAGCGTGGGGCGGACCTGCATACACCTTCCTGCCCTCTTCAACTCCTCCTAGCCCCGGTCGCCAGGTTGCTGAAACAGATTGGTTTTCCAAGATCAGGATTCCTCAGGTAGGACTAACACCAACTTCTCCAACCTTCAGCCTGGTCTCTTCCAACCCATTTGGCTTCAAGGAAGATGCTATGGGTGGCAGCGGTTCCCGCATGTGGACGACACCAGGGGCAAGTGGAACATGTTCTCCAGCTGTAGCTGCAGGCTCTGAAAACACTTCTGACATTCCAATGGCTGAAGCAGTTTCAGATGAATTTGCCTTTGGAAGCAGCTCATCAGTTTTAGTGAATGCCTGGAAAGGGGAGAGGATCCATGAAGCTTCTTTCGGAACAGATGATCTTGAGCTCACTCTTGGGAGCTCAAAAACCAG GCTACTCCATAAGTGA